One genomic region from Vannielia litorea encodes:
- a CDS encoding DMT family transporter has product MSDNLKGIVLMVLAMLGLACTDSIVKLMAAYMPAPQVILILGGTTAAIFCAAALARGEPVFSRAFFHPAVVGRSLSEAVASITITLAIALAPLTTVSALMQMNPILVTLGAALFFGEKVGWRRWSAVAAGMVGMLMIVRPGMEAFDPASLVAVAAAVALSARDLTTRAAPRTIPSLTLAAWGFSLVPLAAVAALLIGPGFVPLTPSSLAWAPLGVAFTLVGYLALTAAVRVGELATVAPFRYSRLLFATLIAVTFFSERPDGWTIAGSLLIIAAGLYAFLRERRRAG; this is encoded by the coding sequence GTGTCGGACAATCTCAAGGGCATCGTGCTGATGGTGCTGGCCATGCTGGGCCTCGCCTGTACCGACAGCATCGTCAAGCTGATGGCCGCCTACATGCCTGCCCCGCAGGTGATACTCATCCTCGGCGGCACCACTGCGGCGATCTTCTGCGCCGCCGCGCTCGCCCGCGGCGAGCCGGTGTTCTCTCGCGCCTTCTTCCACCCCGCCGTGGTGGGCCGTAGCCTTTCCGAGGCGGTGGCCTCGATCACCATCACCCTCGCCATCGCGCTCGCGCCCCTCACCACTGTCTCCGCCCTGATGCAGATGAACCCCATCCTCGTCACCCTCGGGGCTGCGCTGTTCTTTGGCGAAAAGGTTGGCTGGCGCCGCTGGTCGGCGGTGGCCGCCGGCATGGTCGGGATGCTGATGATCGTCCGCCCCGGCATGGAGGCCTTCGACCCGGCCTCCCTCGTCGCCGTTGCCGCCGCCGTGGCGCTCTCCGCGCGTGATCTGACAACCCGCGCCGCCCCCCGCACCATCCCCTCGCTGACACTGGCCGCCTGGGGCTTCTCGCTGGTGCCGCTGGCCGCCGTGGCCGCGCTGCTGATCGGCCCCGGCTTCGTGCCCCTCACCCCTTCCTCCCTCGCCTGGGCACCGCTCGGCGTGGCCTTCACCCTCGTGGGCTACCTCGCCCTCACCGCCGCCGTGCGCGTCGGCGAGCTGGCCACGGTCGCCCCCTTCCGCTACTCCCGCCTGCTCTTCGCCACGCTCATCGCCGTCACCTTCTTCTCCGAGCGCCCCGATGGCTGGACGATCGCAGGCTCCCTGCTGATCATCGCCGCCGGTCTCTACGCCTTCCTCCGCGAACGCCGCCGCGCTGGGTAG
- a CDS encoding Fur family transcriptional regulator — protein MTTPTLIERSAAKGLRITGQRKVIAEVLDAASDHPDVEELYARASAVDPRISLATVYRTVKLFEEAGLLEKLEFGDGRARYEDAERDHHDHLIDMKTGEVIEFVDPEIEALQEKIAERLGYELKGHRLELYGIRRTPR, from the coding sequence ATGACGACCCCTACCCTCATCGAGCGTTCCGCCGCCAAGGGCCTGCGCATCACCGGCCAGCGCAAGGTGATCGCCGAAGTGCTCGATGCCGCCTCCGACCACCCGGACGTGGAAGAGCTCTATGCCCGCGCCTCCGCCGTGGACCCGCGGATCTCACTCGCGACGGTCTACCGGACGGTCAAGCTGTTTGAAGAGGCCGGGCTGCTGGAGAAGCTGGAGTTCGGCGATGGCCGCGCCCGCTACGAGGACGCCGAGCGCGACCACCACGATCACCTGATCGACATGAAGACCGGCGAGGTGATCGAGTTCGTCGACCCCGAGATCGAGGCCCTACAGGAGAAAATCGCCGAGCGCCTCGGCTACGAGCTCAAGGGCCACCGGCTGGAGCTTTACGGCATCCGCCGCACACCCCGCTGA
- a CDS encoding PhzF family phenazine biosynthesis protein: MNDQARPMTPYLTLDVFTSTPFTGNPLAVIPDARTLPEDALQKIAAEFNYSETTFVFPPDDPANTARVRIFTPTMEIPFAGHPLIGTAVALARAGHGPDLTLETGVGPIRAHATDTEARFTTEVALQILAHPEPSLTARALGLPETALANPPVLASVGLPFTLTELTTREALAACAPDTAAFKQGAVAYPGSLDFAQFAYWPDGATIHARMFAPLDNIPEDPATGSACAALGAYLTSLHGPQTLTIHQGDDMGRPSRIGLRTTETSVTISGAAVPVMSGTLSL, translated from the coding sequence ATGAACGATCAGGCAAGGCCCATGACCCCCTACCTCACCCTAGACGTCTTCACCTCCACCCCCTTCACCGGCAACCCGCTCGCCGTCATCCCTGACGCGCGCACCCTCCCCGAAGACGCCCTCCAGAAGATCGCCGCCGAGTTCAACTACTCCGAGACCACCTTCGTCTTCCCGCCGGACGACCCAGCCAACACCGCCCGCGTCCGCATCTTCACCCCCACAATGGAGATCCCCTTCGCCGGGCACCCGCTCATCGGCACCGCCGTAGCCCTCGCCCGCGCAGGCCATGGCCCCGACCTGACCCTCGAAACAGGCGTCGGCCCGATCCGCGCCCATGCGACCGACACCGAGGCCCGCTTCACCACAGAGGTCGCCCTGCAAATCCTCGCCCACCCCGAGCCATCCCTCACCGCCCGCGCCCTCGGCCTGCCTGAAACCGCCCTCGCCAACCCGCCCGTCCTCGCCTCCGTCGGCCTGCCCTTCACCCTCACGGAGCTGACCACCCGCGAGGCCCTCGCTGCCTGCGCGCCCGACACCGCCGCCTTCAAACAAGGCGCTGTCGCCTACCCCGGCTCGCTCGACTTCGCCCAATTCGCCTATTGGCCCGACGGCGCCACCATCCACGCCCGCATGTTCGCCCCGCTCGACAATATCCCTGAAGACCCGGCCACCGGCTCCGCCTGCGCCGCCCTCGGCGCCTACCTCACCTCTCTCCACGGCCCCCAGACCCTCACCATCCACCAGGGTGACGACATGGGCCGCCCCTCCCGCATCGGCCTGCGCACCACCGAGACCTCCGTCACCATCTCCGGCGCCGCCGTGCCGGTCATGAGCGGCACCCTCTCCCTCTGA
- a CDS encoding AAA family ATPase produces the protein MKFEGTESYVATEDLTVAVNAAVALERPLLVKGEPGTGKTELARQVSAALGLPMIEWHIKSTTRAQQGLYEYDAVSRLRDSQLGDERVHDVANYIKPGKLWEAFSAPGRVVLLIDEIDKADIEFPNDLLQELDRMEFHVYETGQTVKAENRPIVIITSNNEKELPDAFLRRCFFHFIRFPEMETLKQIVEVHHPGIKADLLTTALTQFYEIRDQPGLKKKPSTSEVLDWLKLLLAEDLSPEDLKRDGANALPKLHGALLKNEQDVHLFERLAFMARRER, from the coding sequence ATGAAATTCGAAGGCACCGAGAGCTACGTCGCGACTGAAGACCTGACCGTTGCGGTCAATGCCGCCGTGGCGCTGGAGCGGCCGCTTCTGGTCAAGGGCGAGCCCGGCACCGGCAAGACGGAACTGGCCCGCCAGGTCAGCGCCGCGCTCGGTCTGCCGATGATCGAATGGCACATCAAGTCCACCACCCGCGCCCAGCAGGGCCTCTATGAGTATGACGCCGTCAGCCGCCTCCGCGACAGCCAGCTTGGCGACGAGCGCGTGCATGACGTGGCCAATTACATCAAACCCGGCAAACTCTGGGAGGCCTTCTCCGCCCCGGGCCGCGTGGTGCTGCTGATCGACGAAATCGACAAGGCCGACATCGAATTCCCCAATGACCTGTTGCAAGAGCTCGACCGGATGGAGTTTCACGTCTACGAAACCGGCCAGACGGTGAAGGCCGAGAACCGCCCCATCGTCATCATCACCTCGAACAACGAAAAAGAGCTTCCCGACGCCTTCCTGCGCCGCTGCTTCTTCCACTTCATCCGCTTCCCCGAGATGGAGACGCTCAAGCAGATCGTCGAAGTCCACCACCCCGGCATCAAGGCCGACCTGCTGACCACCGCGCTCACCCAGTTCTACGAAATCCGCGACCAACCCGGACTGAAAAAGAAACCGTCAACGAGCGAAGTCCTAGACTGGCTCAAACTCCTCCTCGCCGAAGACCTCTCCCCCGAAGACCTCAAACGCGACGGCGCCAACGCCCTCCCCAAACTCCACGGCGCCCTGCTGAAGAACGAACAGGACGTGCATCTGTTCGAGCGACTGGCCTTCATGGCGCGGCGGGAGAGGTAG
- the dksA gene encoding RNA polymerase-binding protein DksA yields the protein MKQELFLDDDYRPAEDEPFMNDRQTEYFRRKLIQWREDLLSDSRDTIEALQDGTRNIPDIADRASEETDRALELRTRDRQRKLVAKIDSALRRIENGEYGYCEETGEPISLKRLDARPIATLSLEAQERHERREKVHRDD from the coding sequence ATGAAGCAGGAACTTTTTCTGGACGACGATTATCGCCCGGCCGAAGACGAACCCTTCATGAACGATCGCCAGACGGAATACTTCCGTCGCAAGCTGATCCAGTGGCGCGAAGACCTGCTGTCTGACAGCCGCGACACGATCGAAGCCTTGCAGGATGGCACTCGCAACATCCCCGACATCGCCGACCGTGCCAGTGAAGAGACCGACCGGGCTCTGGAACTGCGCACCCGCGACCGTCAGCGCAAGCTGGTGGCCAAGATCGACTCGGCGCTGCGCCGGATCGAGAACGGCGAATACGGATATTGCGAAGAGACCGGCGAGCCGATCAGCCTGAAGCGGCTGGATGCTCGCCCGATCGCCACGCTGAGCCTTGAGGCGCAGGAGCGCCACGAGCGCCGCGAGAAGGTGCATCGGGACGACTGA
- a CDS encoding FAD-dependent oxidoreductase translates to MTLIGLDVLVLGGGVAGLATARALALRGARVRLLEQAGEIAEVGAGLQVSPNAGRVLEALGLGPDFAEVSDESRGVRMREAARGQEVAFVPYAGRGRFANVHRADLIAVLERGAREAGVEITLGCRAAEVQPGGRVITAAGKALEAGLVVGADGLHSVARAALLGAQEPVFTHQVAWRALVEAEVPLPPEAQLFLAPGRHLVAYPLRGGRLVNIVACEEQAEWAEEGWQVPGDVEVFRAAFAGFGGPVPGWLARVETVRRWGLFRHGVAARWNRERLVIVGDAAHPTLPYLAQGAAMGLEDAWVLAASLAEADGLEAGLAAFQAAREARCRRIVDAATANARNYHLPRGPKRWAAHLALGLASRFAPGILPGRFDWLWGEDVTAG, encoded by the coding sequence ATGACCTTGATCGGACTGGATGTTCTGGTGCTTGGCGGCGGGGTCGCCGGGCTGGCCACGGCGCGGGCGCTGGCCCTGCGCGGGGCGCGGGTGCGGCTGCTGGAGCAGGCCGGCGAGATTGCCGAGGTGGGCGCGGGGCTACAGGTGAGTCCCAATGCGGGCCGGGTGCTGGAGGCGCTGGGCCTGGGGCCGGACTTTGCGGAAGTCAGCGACGAGAGCCGGGGCGTGCGGATGCGTGAGGCGGCGCGGGGCCAGGAGGTGGCCTTTGTGCCCTACGCGGGCCGGGGGCGGTTTGCCAATGTGCATCGGGCCGATCTGATCGCGGTGTTGGAACGCGGCGCGCGGGAAGCGGGCGTGGAGATCACGCTGGGCTGCCGCGCGGCGGAGGTGCAGCCCGGGGGACGTGTGATCACAGCTGCGGGAAAGGCGCTGGAAGCGGGGCTGGTGGTGGGCGCGGACGGGCTGCATTCGGTCGCCCGCGCGGCGTTGCTGGGGGCGCAGGAGCCGGTGTTCACCCATCAGGTAGCGTGGCGGGCGCTGGTGGAGGCCGAGGTGCCGTTGCCGCCTGAGGCGCAGCTGTTCCTCGCGCCGGGGCGGCATTTGGTGGCCTATCCGCTGCGGGGCGGGCGGCTGGTGAACATCGTGGCCTGTGAGGAGCAGGCGGAGTGGGCCGAGGAAGGCTGGCAGGTGCCGGGCGATGTGGAGGTGTTTCGGGCGGCCTTCGCGGGCTTCGGCGGGCCGGTGCCGGGGTGGCTGGCGCGGGTAGAGACCGTGCGGCGCTGGGGGCTGTTCCGGCACGGGGTCGCGGCGCGGTGGAACCGGGAGCGGCTAGTGATTGTGGGCGATGCGGCCCATCCGACGCTGCCTTACCTTGCGCAGGGCGCGGCGATGGGGCTGGAGGACGCTTGGGTGCTGGCCGCATCATTGGCGGAGGCCGATGGGCTGGAGGCGGGGTTGGCGGCGTTTCAGGCGGCGCGGGAGGCGCGGTGCCGGAGGATCGTGGACGCGGCGACGGCGAATGCGCGGAACTACCACCTGCCGCGCGGACCTAAACGCTGGGCGGCACACTTGGCTCTGGGGCTGGCGAGCCGCTTTGCGCCGGGGATACTGCCCGGGCGGTTTGACTGGCTTTGGGGTGAGGATGTGACGGCTGGCTGA
- the xth gene encoding exodeoxyribonuclease III yields MKIATFNINGVKARIGAVTDWLTESAPDVALLQEIKSVDEAFPREHFEDLGYQVETHGQKGFNGVAILSKLPLEDVTRGLPGDDTDEQARWIEATVMGERTAIRLCGLYLPNGNPVEDGQSEKFRYKLGWMDRLIERGRALLAEEQPALMAGDYNIIPSAIDAARPEAWVGDALFHPESLAKWRELNNLGFTEAFRARTRGPGHYSFWDYQRGAWDRNDGIRIDHFLLTPQAADTLRDCWIEKDVRGREKPSDHVPVWVDLDV; encoded by the coding sequence ATGAAAATCGCCACCTTCAACATCAACGGCGTGAAGGCCCGCATCGGCGCCGTCACCGATTGGCTCACCGAGAGCGCCCCCGATGTGGCCCTCCTGCAAGAGATCAAATCGGTCGACGAGGCCTTTCCCCGCGAGCATTTCGAGGATCTCGGCTATCAGGTCGAGACCCACGGCCAAAAGGGCTTCAACGGCGTCGCCATCCTGTCCAAACTCCCGCTCGAAGATGTCACCCGCGGCCTGCCCGGCGACGACACCGATGAGCAGGCCCGCTGGATCGAGGCCACCGTGATGGGCGAGCGCACCGCCATCCGCCTCTGCGGCCTCTACCTGCCCAACGGCAACCCGGTGGAAGACGGGCAGAGCGAAAAGTTCCGCTACAAGCTGGGCTGGATGGACCGGCTGATCGAACGCGGCAGGGCGCTTCTGGCCGAAGAGCAGCCCGCCCTCATGGCAGGCGATTACAACATCATCCCCTCCGCCATCGACGCCGCCCGCCCCGAGGCCTGGGTCGGTGACGCGCTGTTTCACCCCGAAAGCCTCGCCAAGTGGCGCGAGTTAAACAACCTCGGCTTCACCGAGGCCTTCCGCGCCCGCACCCGCGGCCCCGGCCACTACTCCTTCTGGGATTACCAGCGCGGCGCGTGGGATCGGAACGACGGCATCCGCATCGACCACTTTCTGTTGACCCCGCAAGCCGCCGACACCCTGCGCGACTGCTGGATCGAGAAGGACGTGCGCGGCCGCGAAAAACCCTCCGATCACGTGCCCGTCTGGGTCGATCTGGATGTCTGA
- a CDS encoding type VI secretion system Vgr family protein — MDGVYTQETNLGWIETDLGKDHLLLLKFAGTDRVNGLFDYRAEVLARKGLDPDALLGTHATVQLETVNHGACPFDGIVTAVEWMKADVAGDRYALELRPWFWLAGRRRQQRIFHEMPVNDILEQVLGDWSGAGPETHRLDLNQTYPELEYTVQYRESDLAFACRLMERFGISYHFEHEAGNHCLVLTDSHEAMGELPDITREYRPVEENFRKEEEHFWDWRRARHMTTGKIKLADYNFKKPGANQVVEQVGDAEFSFGDIESYDYPTGIEDTGVPGAPREPNRTAPDSEDDTARKALAQLRTTQERSEDVRAHAAGDVISLKSGMRCTAHGPFADFIAAEQHLCLEARHEFTSEAYRSGATDGERAYEGHYVLTPVSAPFAPVRATPQPIVQGPQTARVVGEGEIDCDKYGRILVRFHWDLTGAHSMRCRVSQNWAGKGWGGMVIPRIGMEVVVEFIEGNPDKPLVTGCVYNGKNDVPWELPKHKTRSTFRTDTHQGKGFNELYFEDEKDEEKIYLHAQKDHEIHVENNRAKRVDRNQSESVGNNKSIEVGNNHHEVIGGNMTLMVGPNKLQSAVTGAFTAFTNKLGDLANKLGLPDFLNMGEGNLVIGVAKNKAETVMLSSTEMVGAAKALTVGGGYQVTVGGIKNESVAIGSWEEVGNNKVVHVGEKFELVVGKSKLVMDRDGNISLEGVDIKINGSSSIKATAGRIDLN; from the coding sequence ATGGATGGCGTTTATACCCAGGAGACAAACCTCGGCTGGATCGAGACGGATCTGGGCAAGGATCACCTGCTGCTTCTGAAATTTGCCGGGACGGACAGGGTCAACGGGCTGTTCGACTACCGGGCCGAGGTGCTCGCGCGGAAGGGGCTGGACCCCGATGCGCTGCTGGGCACCCATGCGACGGTGCAGTTGGAGACGGTGAACCACGGCGCCTGCCCCTTCGATGGCATCGTGACGGCGGTGGAGTGGATGAAGGCCGATGTGGCCGGGGACCGCTATGCGCTGGAACTGCGCCCGTGGTTCTGGCTCGCCGGGCGGCGGCGGCAGCAGCGGATCTTCCACGAGATGCCGGTGAACGACATTCTGGAGCAGGTGCTGGGCGATTGGTCGGGCGCCGGGCCGGAGACCCATCGGCTGGATCTGAACCAGACCTACCCCGAGCTGGAATACACGGTGCAATACCGCGAGAGCGACCTTGCCTTTGCCTGCCGGCTGATGGAGCGCTTCGGGATCAGCTACCATTTCGAGCATGAGGCGGGGAACCACTGCCTCGTGCTGACCGACAGCCATGAGGCGATGGGCGAGCTGCCCGATATCACCCGCGAGTATCGCCCGGTGGAGGAGAACTTCCGCAAGGAGGAAGAGCACTTCTGGGACTGGCGGCGCGCACGCCACATGACCACCGGCAAGATCAAGCTCGCCGACTACAACTTCAAGAAGCCCGGCGCGAACCAGGTGGTGGAGCAGGTGGGCGATGCGGAGTTCAGCTTCGGCGATATCGAGAGCTACGATTACCCGACCGGCATCGAGGACACCGGCGTGCCGGGCGCGCCGCGCGAGCCGAACCGAACCGCGCCCGACAGCGAGGATGACACCGCCCGCAAAGCGCTGGCGCAGCTGCGGACCACGCAGGAGCGCAGCGAGGATGTGCGTGCACATGCGGCGGGCGATGTGATCAGCCTGAAGTCGGGCATGCGCTGCACCGCCCACGGGCCGTTTGCGGATTTCATCGCCGCCGAGCAGCACTTGTGCCTGGAGGCGCGCCACGAGTTCACCTCGGAGGCTTATCGCTCCGGCGCAACCGATGGCGAGCGGGCCTATGAGGGGCATTACGTGCTCACGCCGGTCTCGGCGCCCTTCGCGCCGGTGCGCGCCACGCCGCAACCCATCGTGCAGGGGCCTCAGACCGCCCGCGTGGTGGGCGAGGGCGAGATCGACTGCGACAAGTACGGACGCATCCTCGTGCGCTTCCACTGGGACCTGACTGGCGCCCACTCCATGCGCTGCCGGGTCAGCCAGAACTGGGCCGGCAAGGGCTGGGGCGGCATGGTGATCCCGCGGATCGGGATGGAAGTGGTGGTGGAGTTTATCGAGGGCAACCCCGACAAACCGCTGGTGACGGGTTGCGTGTACAACGGCAAGAACGATGTGCCGTGGGAGTTGCCCAAGCACAAGACCCGCTCGACCTTCCGGACCGATACGCACCAGGGCAAGGGCTTTAACGAGCTCTACTTCGAGGATGAGAAGGACGAGGAGAAGATCTATCTCCACGCCCAGAAGGACCATGAGATCCACGTCGAGAACAACCGGGCCAAGCGGGTGGACCGGAACCAGTCGGAGAGCGTGGGCAACAACAAGTCGATCGAGGTGGGCAACAACCACCACGAGGTGATCGGCGGCAACATGACCCTGATGGTCGGCCCCAACAAATTGCAGAGCGCCGTGACCGGCGCCTTCACCGCCTTCACGAACAAGCTCGGCGATCTGGCCAACAAGCTGGGGCTGCCGGACTTTCTGAACATGGGTGAGGGGAACCTCGTGATCGGGGTCGCGAAGAACAAGGCGGAGACGGTGATGCTCTCTTCGACCGAGATGGTTGGCGCCGCGAAGGCGCTGACGGTCGGCGGCGGCTATCAGGTCACCGTGGGTGGCATCAAGAACGAGAGCGTCGCGATCGGGTCGTGGGAGGAAGTCGGCAACAACAAGGTCGTTCACGTGGGCGAGAAGTTCGAGCTGGTGGTCGGAAAGTCCAAGTTGGTGATGGACCGTGATGGCAACATCTCGTTGGAGGGTGTCGATATCAAGATCAACGGCAGTTCCAGCATCAAGGCGACGGCCGGTCGTATCGACCTGAACTAG
- a CDS encoding polymorphic toxin type 15 domain-containing protein: MAETELEERYLRDQREYEEALQAYRELVGGAANTLPMPSSFEASYLTPPDGYERAATDPWISERFPGVADAAQRVIAEEADLQDADYLALDEPGGSHGQGNCSIAQYTREQFLEYYAMIEMVYKLATDDDFRRKIAGQLHSAYMNSAFRNIEVADILDWRADNLQDDIEAAEARERGDRTLLDRVGSVFGFEDGDEFALWAMGYDSVEEMEEEMGVEVVEQSAAELRERQDRLRAEADIHRDAAIEKLKSYFTNIWNQLKARYEECGLMYAIVTSGIDGAFLAAEFGAGVGIVRALRFVPIQRGGRYGVELTTMDGRRLGEADWSEGELTGKYGEPDQSQVAGIEPDSNRTIPDRDASTGDGDRRDGGEGGGDGRDNDDPATAPVPQTDVPCFDVPDTWDADQIAEFDRQLAEQQTGINSMTADEMGYAHAVLDQARTVWRENGQNGSATDLLRDRRAQEAAREAYRNQLRQQGLSPARIREIMSGLNATHVVDIIAGGDPRVLTMGGGPQNQRIGSLWNIAPGGSNSGTTRAGTLAQAASDMRAAGMGDRNMNVGLSRCR; the protein is encoded by the coding sequence ATGGCCGAGACCGAACTCGAGGAACGCTATCTGCGCGACCAGCGCGAGTACGAGGAGGCCCTGCAGGCTTATCGGGAACTGGTGGGCGGCGCCGCCAATACGCTGCCGATGCCATCCAGTTTTGAGGCCAGCTACCTGACCCCGCCGGATGGCTATGAACGCGCGGCGACCGATCCGTGGATCTCGGAGCGGTTTCCCGGCGTTGCCGATGCTGCTCAGCGCGTGATCGCCGAGGAAGCCGATCTTCAAGATGCCGACTACCTCGCGCTCGACGAGCCAGGGGGGAGTCACGGGCAGGGCAACTGCTCGATCGCCCAATACACGCGGGAACAATTCCTCGAGTATTACGCGATGATCGAGATGGTCTACAAACTGGCCACGGACGACGATTTCAGGCGCAAAATAGCCGGCCAGCTCCACAGCGCCTACATGAATTCGGCGTTCCGGAACATCGAGGTAGCTGACATCCTCGACTGGCGGGCCGACAACCTTCAGGACGATATCGAGGCAGCGGAGGCGCGGGAACGGGGCGACAGAACTCTACTCGACCGGGTCGGTTCGGTGTTTGGTTTCGAGGATGGCGACGAGTTTGCGCTCTGGGCGATGGGCTACGACAGCGTCGAGGAGATGGAAGAGGAGATGGGGGTCGAGGTTGTCGAACAATCGGCAGCTGAACTCCGCGAGCGGCAGGATCGGCTTCGAGCCGAGGCGGATATTCACCGCGATGCGGCAATCGAGAAGCTGAAGAGCTACTTCACCAATATCTGGAACCAGCTGAAAGCCCGATACGAAGAGTGCGGGCTGATGTACGCTATCGTCACCAGCGGTATCGACGGTGCCTTTCTTGCTGCTGAATTCGGCGCGGGCGTCGGGATCGTACGCGCCCTGAGGTTTGTGCCGATCCAGCGAGGCGGGCGCTACGGGGTCGAGCTGACGACTATGGATGGGCGCCGGCTCGGGGAGGCGGATTGGAGCGAGGGGGAACTCACCGGAAAATACGGTGAACCGGACCAGAGCCAGGTTGCCGGTATTGAACCTGACAGCAACCGGACCATTCCCGACAGAGATGCCAGCACGGGCGATGGCGACCGCAGGGACGGTGGCGAGGGTGGTGGGGACGGGCGTGACAATGACGACCCGGCCACCGCCCCGGTGCCGCAGACGGACGTTCCTTGCTTTGATGTGCCCGATACATGGGATGCCGATCAGATCGCGGAGTTCGACCGGCAGCTCGCCGAGCAACAGACCGGAATCAATTCGATGACCGCCGATGAGATGGGCTATGCTCATGCGGTCCTAGACCAGGCGCGGACGGTCTGGCGGGAGAACGGGCAGAATGGCAGCGCGACGGATCTGCTGCGTGATCGCAGGGCGCAGGAGGCAGCGCGCGAGGCGTACCGCAACCAACTCCGGCAGCAGGGGCTTTCGCCTGCGCGAATCCGCGAGATCATGTCTGGCCTCAACGCCACCCATGTGGTTGATATCATCGCCGGTGGGGACCCCCGTGTTCTGACCATGGGCGGCGGTCCACAGAACCAGCGGATCGGCAGCCTCTGGAACATTGCGCCGGGCGGCTCCAACTCGGGCACAACGAGGGCCGGTACACTGGCCCAGGCCGCAAGCGACATGCGCGCCGCCGGAATGGGCGACAGAAACATGAACGTCGGCCTTTCGAGATGCCGATAG
- a CDS encoding GAD-like domain-containing protein: protein MLHSHYAEMIEEIGPPRGGKAPSAEAMDYLRAHLPAAYVGFIEEFGFGHYFDRGYQFCDPLAFRPVVALIFKADSDFSHADCHVVAYNAWGTLKMWSERHGEVTVDLLRYTVKAPRLLPNVMNAPILPAGMAGTATEPDANSLSAALLPWDDNARELWDFADEPMFREAVRRLGPLQAGECFGFVPSLAVAGYDSRTRAVENVQKMDALVHFTMIAQLAPFALTHLVHGRETIAREIG, encoded by the coding sequence ATGCTGCACTCTCACTACGCCGAGATGATTGAGGAGATCGGCCCGCCGCGCGGAGGCAAGGCCCCGAGTGCAGAAGCGATGGACTACCTGCGCGCGCATTTACCGGCAGCCTATGTGGGCTTCATCGAAGAGTTCGGCTTTGGCCACTACTTCGATAGGGGCTACCAGTTCTGCGACCCGCTGGCGTTCAGGCCGGTTGTTGCGCTGATCTTCAAGGCGGATTCCGACTTCAGCCATGCTGATTGCCACGTTGTCGCCTACAATGCGTGGGGCACCTTGAAGATGTGGTCGGAGCGCCATGGCGAGGTGACGGTTGATCTGCTGCGCTACACGGTCAAGGCCCCGCGATTGTTGCCCAACGTAATGAATGCGCCGATCCTGCCAGCAGGTATGGCGGGCACGGCGACGGAACCCGATGCCAACAGCCTGTCGGCGGCGCTCCTGCCTTGGGACGACAATGCACGTGAGTTGTGGGACTTCGCCGATGAGCCGATGTTCCGAGAAGCGGTGCGCCGTTTAGGGCCATTGCAGGCGGGGGAGTGCTTTGGGTTCGTCCCGTCACTCGCCGTAGCGGGCTACGACAGTCGGACGCGCGCTGTTGAAAACGTGCAGAAGATGGATGCCTTGGTGCACTTCACGATGATCGCGCAACTCGCACCCTTCGCACTGACCCATCTTGTTCACGGCCGAGAGACCATCGCCCGCGAAATCGGCTGA
- a CDS encoding HesB/IscA family protein: MTLTLPPKVTPRAYARLAEIGAAPKALRVAVEGGGCSGFQYEITLDEPAADDLVLEQGGQKVVVDEVSLPFLEGATIDFSDEIIGARFTIENPNATSSCGCGTSFSM; this comes from the coding sequence ATGACCCTCACCCTGCCGCCAAAAGTCACCCCCCGCGCCTATGCCCGCCTCGCCGAGATCGGCGCGGCCCCCAAGGCTCTGCGCGTCGCCGTCGAAGGCGGCGGCTGCTCGGGCTTTCAATACGAGATCACCCTCGACGAGCCCGCCGCCGACGACCTCGTGCTGGAGCAGGGTGGCCAGAAGGTCGTGGTCGACGAAGTCTCCCTGCCCTTCCTCGAAGGCGCCACCATCGACTTCTCCGACGAAATCATCGGCGCCCGCTTCACGATCGAAAACCCCAACGCCACCAGTTCTTGCGGCTGCGGCACTTCGTTTTCGATGTAA